In a genomic window of Gossypium arboreum isolate Shixiya-1 chromosome 7, ASM2569848v2, whole genome shotgun sequence:
- the LOC108483502 gene encoding GDSL esterase/lipase At2g04570-like, which translates to MAMSSTPNILLSLFSIHFLLSLVKINEAKVPAIIVFGDSSVDAGNNNYIPTIARSNFEPYGRDFNGGHPTGRFSNGKIATDFISQAFGLKGAIPAYLDPSYSISDFATGVTFASAGTGYDNATSNVLSVIPLWKELEYYKDYQTKLRANLGDGKANDIIKDALYMISVGTNDFLENYYAVPGRSSQYTIKEYENFLVGIAGNFTKALYDLGARKISLGGLPPMGCMPLERTGNLMGGSECVNSYNNLAAEFNSKLNDLVIKQNKELNGMDMVFSDPYGIMLDIIQKPAFYGFEVTGVACCATGMFEMGYACSRTNPFTCSDADKYVFWDSFHPTEKTNAIVANHVVQTSLAKFF; encoded by the exons ATGGCCATGTCATCCACCCCCAACATCTTATTATCGCTCTTTTCCATTCATTTTTTGCTTTCGTTAGTAAAGATCAATGAGGCCAAAGTTCCTGCCATCATAGTGTTCGGGGACTCATCGGTTGATGCTGGCAACAACAACTATATCCCCACCATTGCCAGGAGCAATTTTGAGCCATATGGTCGTGATTTCAATGGTGGCCATCCAACAGGTCGGTTCTCCAATGGCAAAATCGCTACCGACTTCATCTCCCAGGCGTTTGGTCTCAAAGGGGCCATCCCTGCTTACCTCGACCCTTCATATAGTATATCGGATTTCGCCACCGGAGTTACCTTCGCTTCTGCTGGAACCGGCTACGACAATGCCACTTCCAATGTTCTC TCAGTGATACCGCTATGGAAAGAACTGGAGTATTACAAGGATTATCAAACGAAACTGAGAGCCAACCTTGGAGACGGTAAAGCGAACGACATAATCAAAGATGCTTTATACATGATAAGCGTCGGAACAAACGATTTCCTCGAGAACTACTACGCGGTCCCAGGACGTTCATCGCAATACACCATTAAAGAATACGAAAACTTCCTGGTCGGGATCGCCGGGAATTTCACCAAGGCACTATACGATCTTGGAGCCCGAAAGATTTCGTTAGGAGGGTTGCCTCCGATGGGGTGTATGCCGTTGGAGAGAACCGGGAATCTTATGGGAGGAAGCGAGTGCGTCAATAGTTACAACAATTTGGCGGCTGAGTTCAATAGCAAATTGAACGATTTGGTGATTAAGCAAAACAAGGAGTTGAATGGGATGGATATGGTGTTTTCAGATCCCTATGGCATTATGTTGGATATCATACAAAAGCCTGCTTTTTATG GGTTCGAGGTAACGGGAGTCGCATGTTGTGCAACAGGGATGTTCGAAATGGGGTATGCATGTAGCAGAACCAACCCATTTACATGTTCGGATGCAGACAAGTATGTGTTTTGGGATTCTTTCCACCCTACAGAGAAAACCAATGCCATTGTTGCTAATCATGTGGTCCAGACTTCTCTAGCCAAGTTCTTTTGA